Below is a window of Komagataella phaffii GS115 chromosome 1, complete sequence DNA.
CCATGTCTTACCTGACCCAGTTTCAGCCGCCAATGTGAATACTTTCAGCTCGTTTTTATTAGTTCGCCTGATAGAATTGACTACCTTGATGGTCTCCACTTGGATAGGTGTTGGCCTTATGATGAGGCCATTCATTTCGTCCTCAGTCTTTACCTTTTTTGTGGAAGAAATGAAGTTCTGACTTCTCAAGACCGTGCTTTGCTTGATTTGCTTGATCAAAGCATCTCTAACCGGAGGGACTAACTTTAGTTGTGCAAAACTATCAATCTGTCCTACCAGCCGGTGCAGTCCAgatactttttcttcttctggaagTTTCAAACTAGCATAACTGCCGATCTTGTATGGAATATCGGCAGTTGGCGTTTCTAGttgtttccttttctgAAAAGATTTGCTCGATGCATTATACGAGGCAAATCTAACACTTGTGCAGCTCTTCAGACGAAGGCTGATATTTCTGTTCATGGATAGTATGATTCTCTAGTTCTGTTCCCTTTGTAGTTTTTTATTTTGTATGAGGAACAGTTTTCAATCTTAGAGGAATAGAGACTGTTTCGACTGGCTTGGATTTAAAGTACCAATCGTATTTCAGAAATGACAACTTGACATCCTAACAAGAAAACAAGAGGGTGAATCGTTTTTAGTTCTGCTCCTGGTATTCTATGGAAAATTACCAGTTTTCACTTACAGACGGTAGATTTTTATCAGATCTTATATGAGTGCTCATGTTCAGAGATCTTTGGCTGTTATGAACACCGCGCATGGCAGAAAAACTGATCGGACGAAAAATCAAACCCTCCAGGACTCCCATTTCATTCAAGATGTCGTCTCTTTCAGAGCTGGTATCGGAATTGGCAATCCATTCTGAGAAGAGGCAGTACAAAGAAGCATATGAGAAAGCAAAGCGCATTATAGATTTGGGCCACCCTCTTGACCTTGACACATTGAAGCTAGGTTTGGTGGCTTCGATCAACCTGGACCAATATCACAACGCAGGTCGCCTCATATCAAAAAGTAAGGATCATATCGTATATGATGGAATGAAGGAATTCTTGCTATTAATTGGATATGTGTACTACAAGAACGGAGACTcgaagaattttgaaactctACTAAAGGATTCAGCTTTCCAAGGAAGAGCATTTGAACACCTCAAAGCCCAATACTATTACAAGATCGGGGAGAACGAAAAGGCACTCAAGATTTACCGAGAGCTATCTAAGAACCCATTGGATGAAGTTGTAGACTTGAGTGTCAATGAAAGAGCTGTCATTAGCCAGcttttggaattggatGGTGTCGTTGAACAGCCTGTATCTCGACCAATAGACGACTCATACGATTGCAAATTCAACGATGCCCTTTACCAGGTAAAGATTGGTGACTATGAATCTGCATTGGatctcttggaagaagcCAAAGCCATATGTGAAGAAAATACAAAAGATCTGCCTTTGGACACACGAGAAGCAGAGATTGTTCCTATTCTGTTACAAATTGCTTACGTCAAACAACTTAAGGGtaaaaaggaagaatcCTTGACTGCGCTGAGAAGTCTTTCTAAACCAAAGGACTCTCTTTTAGATCTTATTTACAGAAATAACTTACTGTCATTAAGGATTGATGAATACGGAAGAAATGATACCAACTTTCATATTCTTTATCGTGAGTTAGGATTCCCTAATTCGATAGACATTAATAAAGACAAGTTGACAGTGTCCCAAAGGGTTGCGTTGACCAGAAATGAATCATTATTGGCACTCGAGCTTGGAAAGATCCCATCTCAAAGTGATCTCAAGCTCTTTTATGATGCTACTTCGGAATTTTTAGATTTGAACACCAAGCTAGAAGCCTCAATGATTTATAATTATTTCATGAGACGCCCTGGCCAGCAAGAGGTTCCAAATGCTCTTTTAACTGCACAGCTGGCTATCAACGTTGGTAACATCAATAATGCAAGAActgttcttgaaactgtGGTGTCGAACGACGAAAAGAATTTACTAGAACCATCTATTGTGGTATCTTTGTATTTGATTTACGATAAGCTTCAAAGCGGAAGATTGCAAGTTGAACTCCTGAAGAAAGTAGCGGATCTTTTGCTAGAATCAGAGATTTCCAGCACTCAACAACGtaagtttttcaaagatattgcCTTCAAAACCCTCAATCACGATGCAGTTTTGGCCAATCGACTATTTGAGAAACTGCATAGTATTTACCCTAATGATGAGTTGGTATCCACGTacttgaactcttcatctAATGCATCCAACAATAACACTACCACGACCAACTTCTCCGAATTGGACGACTTGGTCCTAGGCATAGACACGGATAAGCTTATTAGTGAAGGATTTGATACTTTTGAGTCCAGCAAAAGACCGACCACGATTATCAGCTCAACTAACAAGAAACGTCGTACTAGATTGAAGCCCAAACATGAAGCCAAGGAAAAGTATAAGCGTCTGGATGAGGAAAGATGGTTACCTTTAAAGGACCGCAGTTATTACAGACCcaaaaagggaaagaaaattagAAATACCACTCAGGGTACTGTCACTAGTAATACTAGTGAAATAAGTGGCTTGAAAAAGACTctgccaaagaaaagttccaaaaagaaaggaagaaaatgaaactttAGCTGACCAATTCGAAGAAAATCTTAATATACATATTAAAAGTTGTTCACTATACCTTACTTGATCTCTACTATTTAtttcttgacttttttcTTACGTGAACAAAGTATCCTCATCTCTCAAATATTCTCCAATATCACCCTGTCTATAAGCGACAATAGCTGTGGGTTGCAGATTTCTGGCTTCAGTCGTTGACCTAGCAGATACTCCAAATCCCAAAGGAACGTCGGCCATAGAATAAATCACAAGTCCAGCATGTTCAGGGATATCTTCACTCATTTTACCAATATGAGCCTTTAGAACATTGTTTCCATATAAGAAAGGCATTTCTCCATTGGGTTTGACCCAGAGCTTGTATTTTGCGTACTGTGAGATGTACTCTAATGCTGTGATGTGTAATCTAAACTTTCCAGTCTTGGTGAACTTTCCCAAACAAGTTCCTAAGGACATAAGGTTTTGTCTTGCCACAGAACCGGCAAACTTGGCTACGTTTTCACTGACATAGTAGACTCTATCCTTCTGAAGACGAAAAACATGAGGGTCCTCTTTGTTGTTGACCAGGAAGGAAAtgtttcttccaatatAATTGGCTAGCTTTTCGAAGACAACTTTGgtctcttcttctgttaaAGGTCTCATTTAGTTTAATGCaaggaaatttttcaagattatttttttctttggaaattATTGTACATCGAAAAGGTCGGATTTCGTCCGGAAATTTTCATGGGAGACTGTTAATCTGAACTAAGTAAGAGAGCAAACCCCCGATTATCACGTATACTTCTTGTGGAACAGATGTATTTAATGGCTCTTGTATGTGAGGTTAGAATTGTGTTCTGCTGTCGGTATCCAACTATCAAAACCTTTTGTCTTTCATGATCCTTATCCCAGTATGTTCACTCTTCCTACCTCGAAGACTTTCCGAGCTCTCCCCGGATATGCATCTCTTGTAAATCACTGCCAGAAAATTTTCTGTACCAAATAGAACTTCATCATGTCTACTTCGCCTGCAGAACAGCCTACCAATGTTGAGCAAACTAAACCAGCTCCTAGAGTCGTGGAAGATGAGCAAGACATTGATAAGTCAGTTTATAAACGTGGCCAGCAAGCCAAATGGGCTCGTTCCAGAAAGGCAGAGAGAGGTGACAGGAATAACAAGAGGCAGAGAAGAGATGGAGAACTTCCGTGGGAGGAGAGGAAAGAACAGTGGGTATGTTTCACTGAATCGAAATCACTTCGATCAGAGAGTTTCTAAGCTGGAGGACTCTTACTAACAGAACTTATAGACGTGTTTTAGATTCAGACGGGAACCCATTGCCATCTGAACCTAGACgaccaaagaaaaaggttGCTTGTTTAATTGGATATTGTGGAACGGGCTATCATGGTATGCAATTAAATCCACCCCAAAAAACTATTGAAGGTGATCTTTTCGAAGCTTTTGTGGAAAGTGGTGCAATTTCAAGAGACAACTccaatgatttgaaaaaatccaGTTTCATGAGAGCAGCTAGAACCGATAAGGGCGTTCACGCTGCCGGTAATGTCATTTCACTCAAGATGAttattgaagatgaggataTTTTAGAGAAGATTAACTCAAAGCTGCCCCCAACTATCCGTGTTTGGGGTTATGAGAGAACTAACAAAAACTTCGATTGCCGTAAGATGTGTTCATCACGAATCTATGAGTATCTGATGCCAACATTTTCCTTCTTACCTCCTAAACCCAATTCTCCCCTTGCCAGACAGATCAAGGAAGCCAATGAGGAGACTCCTGGCGTGACAAGGGATGACCCGGAGGGTTCAAAATGGTGGGCAGACGTTTTAGAGAAACTGCATGCGAGTGGAATTACCGAC
It encodes the following:
- a CDS encoding tRNA:pseudouridine synthase, introduces pseudouridines at positions 26-28, 34-36, 65, and 67 of tRNA, with product MSTSPAEQPTNVEQTKPAPRVVEDEQDIDKSVYKRGQQAKWARSRKAERGDRNNKRQRRDGELPRVLDSDGNPLPSEPRRPKKKVACLIGYCGTGYHGMQLNPPQKTIEGDLFEAFVESGAISRDNSNDLKKSSFMRAARTDKGVHAAGNVISLKMIIEDEDILEKINSKLPPTIRVWGYERTNKNFDCRKMCSSRIYEYLMPTFSFLPPKPNSPLARQIKEANEETPGVTRDDPEGSKWWADVLEKLHASGITDKDIQDAQEATINKEKNNDSDDEPDMLLEEIVRKIKQTENQARREYRISKERLELVNKAMQMYIGHHNFHNFTLGKHFKDASANRYMKEITVSEPFVIEGTEWVSIKIHGQSFMLHQIRKMIAMAALVVRTGCPLGRITEAFQSSRINIPKAPALGLLLEQPVYEGYNTRLKAFGYNELTFTPFEKEMNEFKMKHIYDKIYAEEVKDNTFHGFFGFIDGFNGTPIFNFLTANGIKDSQEVREVVIPNEKNEGIAE
- a CDS encoding Core component of the signal recognition particle (SRP) ribonucleoprotein (RNP) complex: MAEKLIGRKIKPSRTPISFKMSSLSELVSELAIHSEKRQYKEAYEKAKRIIDLGHPLDLDTLKLGLVASINLDQYHNAGRLISKSKDHIVYDGMKEFLLLIGYVYYKNGDSKNFETLLKDSAFQGRAFEHLKAQYYYKIGENEKALKIYRELSKNPLDEVVDLSVNERAVISQLLELDGVVEQPVSRPIDDSYDCKFNDALYQVKIGDYESALDLLEEAKAICEENTKDLPLDTREAEIVPILLQIAYVKQLKGKKEESLTALRSLSKPKDSLLDLIYRNNLLSLRIDEYGRNDTNFHILYRELGFPNSIDINKDKLTVSQRVALTRNESLLALELGKIPSQSDLKLFYDATSEFLDLNTKLEASMIYNYFMRRPGQQEVPNALLTAQLAINVGNINNARTVLETVVSNDEKNLLEPSIVVSLYLIYDKLQSGRLQVELLKKVADLLLESEISSTQQRKFFKDIAFKTLNHDAVLANRLFEKLHSIYPNDELVSTYLNSSSNASNNNTTTTNFSELDDLVLGIDTDKLISEGFDTFESSKRPTTIISSTNKKRRTRLKPKHEAKEKYKRLDEERWLPLKDRSYYRPKKGKKIRNTTQGTVTSNTSEISGLKKTLPKKSSKKKGRK
- a CDS encoding ribosome biogenesis protein NIP7 translates to MRPLTEEETKVVFEKLANYIGRNISFLVNNKEDPHVFRLQKDRVYYVSENVAKFAGSVARQNLMSLGTCLGKFTKTGKFRLHITALEYISQYAKYKLWVKPNGEMPFLYGNNVLKAHIGKMSEDIPEHAGLVIYSMADVPLGFGVSARSTTEARNLQPTAIVAYRQGDIGEYLRDEDTLFT